One Loxodonta africana isolate mLoxAfr1 chromosome 15, mLoxAfr1.hap2, whole genome shotgun sequence genomic window carries:
- the PRADC1 gene encoding protease-associated domain-containing protein 1 → MVPGAAGWCCLVLWFPACVAAHGLRINDYLYFQVLSPGDIRYIFTATPAKDFGGIFHTRYEQIHLVPAEPPEACGELSNGFFIQDQIALVERGGCSFLSKTRVVQEHGGRAVIISDNAVDNDSFYVEMIQDSTQRTADIPALFLLGRDGYMIRRSLEQHGLPWAIISIPVNVTSIPTFELLQPPWTFW, encoded by the exons ATGGTCCCTGGGGCCGCGGGCTGGTGTTGTCTCGTGCTCTGGTTCCCCGCGTGCGTCGCGGCCCACG GCTTACGTATCAATGACTATTTGTACTTCCAAGTGCTGAGTCCTGGGGACATTCGATACATCTTCACAGCCACACCTGCCAAGGACTTTGGTGGTATCTTT CACACAAGGTATGAGCAGATCCACCTTGTCCCTGCCGAACCCCCAGAGGCCTGTGGGGAACTCAGCAACGGTTTCTTCATCCAGGACCAAATCGCTCTGGTGGAGAGGGG GGGCTGCTCCTTCCTCTCCAAGACCCGGGTGGTGCAGGAGCACGGCGGGCGGGCAGTGATTATCTCCGACAATGCGGTTGACAATGACAGCTTCTACGTGGAGATGATACAGGACAGTACCCAGCGGACCGCTGACATCCCAGCCCTCTTCCTGCTCGGCCGAGATGG CTACATGATCCGCCGCTCTCTGGAACAGCACGGGCTGCCATGGGCCATCATTTCCATCCCAGTCAATGTCACCAGCATCCCTACCTTTGAGCTACTGCAGCCACCCtggaccttctggtag